Proteins from one Ardenticatena maritima genomic window:
- the rpiA gene encoding ribose 5-phosphate isomerase A, translated as MGDWQSAAKRAAAYYAVDHFVQSGMRLGLGTGSTVAFVLERLAQRLQTGDLRDIAGIPTSEATAQRAQALGIPLLSFDDVQSLDLCIDGADEVDPSLNLVKGLGGALVREKIVASASRSMVVVVDESKIVPKLGTRAPLPVEVLTFGWQLHEAWLRSLGVEPVLRRTAQGEPFVSDNGNYIYDCHFPQGIDDPMRVEAAINNRPGVVENGLFLGYATQVVIGMESGDVVVKRVAEEA; from the coding sequence ATGGGCGATTGGCAAAGTGCCGCCAAGCGTGCGGCGGCGTACTACGCTGTAGACCATTTTGTGCAAAGCGGTATGCGTTTGGGCTTGGGCACCGGCTCAACGGTGGCGTTTGTGTTGGAACGCTTGGCGCAACGGTTGCAGACAGGCGATTTGCGCGATATCGCCGGCATCCCCACGTCAGAAGCGACGGCGCAGCGGGCGCAAGCGTTGGGTATTCCTTTGCTCTCGTTCGATGATGTGCAGTCGTTGGATCTCTGTATTGACGGCGCTGACGAGGTTGACCCGTCGCTCAACCTGGTGAAGGGCTTGGGTGGGGCGCTCGTGCGGGAAAAAATCGTGGCGAGCGCTTCGCGGAGCATGGTTGTGGTGGTGGATGAGAGCAAGATTGTGCCCAAATTGGGAACGCGCGCGCCCTTGCCGGTGGAAGTTTTGACGTTTGGCTGGCAGTTGCATGAGGCGTGGTTGCGTTCGCTGGGGGTGGAGCCGGTGTTGCGGCGCACAGCGCAAGGCGAGCCGTTTGTGAGCGACAACGGCAATTACATTTATGATTGCCACTTCCCCCAAGGGATTGACGACCCCATGCGTGTCGAAGCCGCCATCAATAACCGTCCCGGAGTGGTGGAGAATGGTTTGTTTTTGGGGTATGCGACGCAAGTGGTCATTGGCATGGAAAGCGGCGATGTGGTGGTGAAGCGCGTCGCCGAAGAAGCATGA
- a CDS encoding protein kinase domain-containing protein translates to MQLPQTIDNRYRIVELIGEGGMAQVYRGDDLRLGREVAIKILRPQYANERTFVERFVQEARAMAGFSHPNIVNVFDVGRTGASPYIVMEYVDGIDLRRKLQQEGRLSIGEALEIARQVAEGVGAAHRKGIVHRDIKPGNILIASDGRVKVADFGIARAMADAQHLTEPGVVWGTTAYLSPEQIRGETATPASDVYAIGVLLYEMLTGQTPFQGEDRVAVALKHLNEPPPPLHELNPRVPPGLERLVLRMLSKDPAQRPADANEVARLLRAYQNMGNEATAVTPRIQTPTTPPRQAAAARSAPPPKAAPTSTPDYRTAPVRAEPQRRAEPQPGTPGVDWVGVLLGILAMLAVLGLIPLYALVYRELTSSNLLGWLNDTATVLSIFHTGWL, encoded by the coding sequence ATGCAACTGCCACAAACGATTGACAATCGCTACCGCATTGTTGAACTGATTGGTGAAGGTGGCATGGCGCAAGTCTATCGTGGCGACGACTTGCGCCTGGGGCGTGAAGTGGCCATCAAGATTCTGCGCCCGCAATACGCCAACGAACGCACTTTCGTGGAGCGTTTTGTGCAAGAAGCACGCGCCATGGCGGGCTTTTCGCATCCCAACATCGTCAACGTCTTCGACGTAGGGCGCACGGGCGCCAGCCCCTACATCGTCATGGAATATGTGGACGGCATTGACCTGCGCCGCAAATTGCAACAAGAAGGGCGCCTCTCCATCGGCGAAGCGCTTGAAATCGCCCGCCAGGTTGCCGAAGGCGTCGGCGCAGCGCACCGCAAAGGCATCGTGCACCGCGATATCAAACCCGGCAACATTCTCATTGCCAGCGATGGGCGCGTCAAAGTCGCTGACTTCGGGATTGCCCGCGCCATGGCCGACGCCCAACATCTCACCGAGCCGGGTGTTGTGTGGGGAACCACCGCCTATCTCTCACCAGAGCAAATTCGGGGCGAAACCGCCACACCGGCGTCGGACGTGTACGCCATCGGGGTTCTGCTCTACGAAATGCTGACGGGGCAAACGCCCTTCCAGGGAGAAGACCGCGTGGCGGTGGCACTCAAACATCTGAACGAACCCCCGCCACCGCTGCACGAACTCAACCCGCGCGTGCCGCCGGGATTGGAACGCCTGGTGCTGCGCATGCTCAGCAAAGACCCTGCGCAACGCCCCGCCGACGCCAACGAAGTTGCGCGACTGTTGCGCGCCTACCAGAACATGGGGAATGAAGCCACCGCCGTCACCCCTCGCATTCAGACACCAACCACACCGCCACGCCAAGCCGCGGCTGCGCGTTCAGCGCCTCCCCCCAAAGCCGCGCCAACAAGCACGCCGGACTATCGCACGGCGCCCGTACGGGCGGAGCCGCAACGCCGCGCCGAACCGCAACCAGGCACGCCAGGTGTGGACTGGGTGGGGGTTCTGCTCGGCATTCTGGCCATGCTGGCGGTGCTAGGCCTCATTCCACTCTACGCGCTCGTCTATCGCGAACTCACGTCATCGAATTTGCTCGGGTGGCTGAACGATACAGCAACGGTGCTTTCAATTTTCCATACAGGTTGGCTATAA
- a CDS encoding tetratricopeptide repeat protein, with product MARKPYSPIASYAKLKEVEKALQNAQTADDIRNLTRKYGADIGYKAFCYLLTGKMTPEAMKPDEAAILAFEYEQQGEREAAREIYRRILEVHPNHPLAKSRLS from the coding sequence ATGGCACGCAAGCCCTATTCCCCCATTGCCTCATACGCCAAGCTCAAGGAAGTCGAAAAAGCGTTGCAAAACGCCCAAACGGCTGATGATATTCGCAACCTCACGCGCAAATATGGGGCTGACATCGGCTATAAAGCCTTTTGCTACCTGCTCACTGGCAAAATGACGCCCGAAGCCATGAAACCGGATGAAGCCGCCATTCTCGCCTTTGAATATGAACAGCAAGGCGAACGCGAAGCCGCACGCGAAATCTACCGTCGTATCCTGGAAGTGCATCCCAACCATCCGCTTGCCAAATCGCGGCTCTCGTAA
- a CDS encoding branched-chain amino acid ABC transporter permease gives MNRLRQHLAPWRGLLAWLTLIVILALYPYTGLSGSTLFTFSQVFILVTLASNWNLIGGMTGYVDFGHAVFFGIGAYVMGILVTPVDMAFSPHLTFWQALPLAGLASALFAVLIGLPTLRLKGPYFSIAMLGTFVAMREIIRIAAPITGGGKGLSLPPVLNRVNDYYFTLSLMALVVALIWWIRRSEFGATLIAIREDEIGAEMRGINTTLHKIAAFVIAAFFTGIVGAFWAWQNTYIDPDVVFIESRTVEMVMMSMLGGLGTVWGPPLGAVVLYFMRDILWANLLDYHLISLGVLLILTVLFMPEGILGTLGNRHSTSLLRIWRRDPQSITPNKKPGGPS, from the coding sequence ATGAACAGACTTCGACAGCATCTCGCACCCTGGCGCGGACTGCTCGCGTGGCTCACGCTCATCGTCATTCTGGCACTCTACCCCTACACAGGACTCAGCGGCTCGACGCTGTTCACATTCAGCCAGGTGTTCATTCTGGTCACGCTGGCATCCAACTGGAACCTGATTGGTGGGATGACCGGCTACGTGGACTTCGGCCACGCGGTCTTCTTCGGAATCGGCGCCTACGTCATGGGAATTTTGGTGACACCTGTGGACATGGCGTTTTCGCCGCATCTCACCTTCTGGCAAGCCCTGCCTCTGGCCGGTTTGGCGTCAGCCCTGTTTGCGGTTCTCATCGGGCTTCCCACACTGCGCCTCAAAGGGCCCTACTTCTCCATCGCCATGCTAGGCACTTTTGTCGCCATGCGCGAAATCATCCGCATCGCCGCCCCCATCACCGGCGGCGGCAAAGGGCTGAGCCTCCCGCCTGTGCTCAATCGCGTCAACGATTACTACTTCACGCTCAGCCTCATGGCGCTAGTAGTGGCGCTCATCTGGTGGATTCGTCGCAGTGAATTCGGCGCAACGCTCATCGCCATTCGCGAAGACGAAATCGGTGCTGAAATGCGCGGAATCAACACCACCTTGCACAAAATCGCCGCCTTCGTCATCGCGGCTTTCTTCACCGGCATCGTGGGCGCCTTCTGGGCGTGGCAAAACACCTACATTGACCCCGACGTGGTGTTCATCGAAAGCCGCACCGTCGAAATGGTGATGATGAGCATGTTGGGCGGTCTGGGAACGGTGTGGGGACCACCTTTGGGCGCTGTGGTACTCTACTTCATGCGGGATATCCTGTGGGCGAACCTACTCGATTATCACCTCATCTCGCTGGGCGTCCTCCTCATTCTGACCGTGCTTTTCATGCCGGAAGGGATTTTGGGCACATTGGGTAACCGCCATAGCACTTCCCTCTTGCGCATCTGGCGGCGCGACCCCCAATCAATCACACCCAACAAAAAACCAGGGGGACCATCATGA
- a CDS encoding ABC transporter ATP-binding protein — MTQTQPVIRSPLSPERALLRVEDVYAGYQDFDILKGVSLHVHEGEIVCVIGPNGAGKSTVFKAIYGFVRIRQGRVLFDGKDITNWKPQQILQAGISIVPQLRSVFPQMTVYENLELGMYLEKDKRRIKERIEYVFELFPRLAERRNQLAGTMSGGEQRMLEIGRALLLEPKMVMMDEPSAGLAPLITRAIFQTIRELNEKIGLTVLMIEQNARQGLEISHRGYVLELGRNTYEGNAQDLLNNPDVRRAFLGGR; from the coding sequence ATGACGCAAACGCAACCCGTTATCCGCTCCCCCCTCTCACCAGAAAGGGCATTGTTGCGCGTCGAAGACGTATACGCCGGCTATCAAGATTTCGACATCCTGAAAGGCGTCTCTCTCCACGTGCATGAGGGCGAAATCGTCTGTGTAATTGGCCCCAATGGCGCGGGAAAATCCACCGTTTTCAAAGCCATCTATGGCTTTGTGCGTATCCGTCAGGGGCGTGTTCTGTTTGATGGGAAAGACATCACCAACTGGAAACCCCAACAAATCTTGCAAGCCGGCATCTCTATCGTGCCGCAATTGCGCAGCGTGTTTCCCCAAATGACCGTGTACGAAAACCTGGAACTCGGCATGTACCTTGAAAAAGACAAGCGCCGCATCAAAGAGCGCATCGAATATGTGTTCGAGCTCTTTCCCCGCCTGGCGGAACGCCGCAACCAACTTGCCGGCACCATGTCAGGGGGGGAACAGCGCATGCTCGAAATCGGGCGGGCGCTCCTGCTGGAACCCAAAATGGTGATGATGGACGAACCCAGCGCAGGGCTAGCGCCATTGATTACGCGCGCTATCTTCCAGACAATTCGCGAGCTGAATGAAAAAATCGGCCTGACGGTGCTGATGATTGAGCAAAATGCGCGCCAGGGGCTGGAAATCAGCCACCGCGGGTATGTGCTCGAATTGGGACGGAACACATACGAAGGAAACGCCCAAGACTTGCTCAACAATCCAGACGTGCGGCGAGCATTCCTGGGTGGACGATAA
- a CDS encoding MFS transporter, producing the protein MTPDRSFQANLARRLPFFYGWVVVGVCFVVITLLFAVRLSFGLFFDALIRSGEFNWSRGSTAGVFSLSMIIATLGGMPTGWLLDRYGARKVFTSGLCLLIAGLVLTSRIRSLREFYLAYGVLAGLGITILSLPVHATTISRWFSRTGRRGLAIGLAFSGTGIGVLTIIPFLERVITRWGWREGYLLLAALLGGIALPITLLFLRNHPSELGLSPDGAPSPLTPDSTTRATPHTTWHWHDAIQTPAFWLLLLAGGLSLFSLRMVTVHQIAHFVDRGFSRQTAATIFGGSGLITGFSFIFFGRLSDSIGRERAFMLGTLFQVLAFGLLLIVSPRYPVGMLYLYAVCWGLGEGSRSGLLTAIASDTFPGPAIGAIVGSLGATFALGAALGSWVGGVLFDMTHTYTVPFSIALGATVLATLTVWAVKRMTPTPTAA; encoded by the coding sequence ATGACGCCAGACCGCTCGTTTCAGGCCAACCTAGCCCGCCGCCTTCCCTTCTTCTACGGCTGGGTCGTTGTTGGTGTCTGCTTTGTGGTCATTACCCTGCTTTTTGCAGTGCGGCTCAGTTTTGGACTTTTTTTCGATGCGCTCATTCGTAGCGGCGAATTCAACTGGTCGCGCGGGAGCACAGCCGGCGTCTTTAGTCTTTCGATGATCATCGCCACCCTCGGCGGCATGCCCACAGGCTGGCTGCTTGACCGGTATGGCGCGCGAAAAGTCTTTACAAGCGGCTTATGCCTGCTGATTGCCGGCTTAGTTCTCACCAGCCGCATCCGCTCACTGCGTGAGTTTTACCTCGCGTACGGCGTGCTCGCCGGTTTAGGGATTACCATTCTTTCGCTCCCCGTCCACGCGACCACGATTAGCCGCTGGTTTAGCCGTACCGGGCGGCGCGGTCTCGCCATTGGACTGGCATTTTCAGGCACAGGCATTGGCGTCCTCACCATCATCCCCTTCCTGGAACGGGTCATTACACGTTGGGGCTGGCGTGAGGGGTATCTACTCCTTGCCGCGTTGCTGGGTGGCATCGCCCTCCCCATCACATTGCTTTTCTTGCGCAACCACCCATCCGAACTCGGTTTATCCCCCGACGGTGCGCCGTCGCCACTCACACCAGATTCCACCACACGCGCCACGCCTCACACAACGTGGCACTGGCATGACGCAATCCAAACGCCGGCATTCTGGTTGCTCCTGCTAGCGGGCGGATTGAGCCTTTTCTCGTTGCGCATGGTGACCGTCCACCAAATCGCGCACTTTGTAGACCGGGGGTTTTCTCGTCAAACAGCCGCTACCATTTTTGGCGGCAGTGGGCTTATTACGGGCTTCTCTTTTATCTTTTTTGGGCGTCTGAGTGATAGTATTGGTCGCGAGCGCGCCTTTATGCTGGGCACACTGTTTCAAGTGCTGGCATTTGGGCTTTTGCTCATTGTCAGCCCGCGCTACCCGGTGGGCATGCTTTACCTCTATGCGGTCTGCTGGGGGCTTGGCGAAGGAAGCCGCAGCGGCCTCTTGACCGCCATCGCCAGCGACACCTTTCCCGGCCCCGCTATTGGCGCGATTGTCGGCTCACTCGGCGCCACATTTGCGCTGGGGGCTGCCTTAGGCAGTTGGGTGGGCGGCGTCCTGTTTGATATGACACACACCTACACCGTCCCTTTTTCAATCGCGCTTGGCGCAACGGTGCTTGCCACCCTAACCGTGTGGGCGGTCAAACGCATGACACCAACCCCAACGGCGGCATAA
- a CDS encoding ABC transporter ATP-binding protein → MSQSAELLRGEKIVKYFGGLAAVNGVDIVVRSGEIVGLIGPNGSGKTTLFNCLSRLLPIDSGRIFFKGRDITRARPYQVARMGLSRTFQVIRVYRKMTVLENMLISRQWRGETLLSMLKPSHPETERRARELLDFLKLSHLINEQAGNLSGGQRRLLEIGMALMPDPDLVLLDEATSGVNPTLIEEIKDHIRELNRTQGKAFLLIEHNINFIADLCERVYVLNYGQLLAHGTPHDIMENEAVIEAYFGA, encoded by the coding sequence ATGAGCCAATCAGCAGAACTCCTGCGGGGAGAAAAGATTGTCAAATATTTTGGTGGTCTGGCGGCGGTCAATGGCGTGGATATTGTCGTGCGGTCTGGTGAAATTGTGGGCTTGATTGGTCCGAATGGAAGCGGCAAAACCACCTTGTTCAACTGTCTGAGCCGGCTTTTGCCCATAGACAGCGGGCGTATCTTCTTCAAAGGGCGCGACATCACCCGTGCGCGCCCCTACCAGGTTGCCCGTATGGGGCTTTCGCGCACATTTCAGGTCATTCGTGTCTACCGCAAAATGACCGTCTTGGAAAACATGCTCATCAGCCGCCAATGGCGTGGTGAAACGCTCCTCAGCATGTTGAAACCCAGCCATCCCGAAACCGAACGCCGCGCTCGTGAACTGTTGGATTTTCTCAAACTCTCGCACCTCATCAACGAACAAGCAGGCAACCTTTCCGGTGGGCAACGCCGCCTGCTCGAAATTGGTATGGCGCTCATGCCCGACCCCGACCTAGTCTTGCTCGATGAAGCCACATCCGGCGTCAATCCCACGCTTATCGAAGAAATCAAAGACCATATTCGCGAACTCAACCGCACCCAGGGCAAGGCGTTCTTGCTCATTGAACACAACATCAACTTCATTGCCGACCTGTGCGAGCGCGTCTATGTGCTGAACTACGGGCAATTGCTCGCCCACGGCACACCGCACGACATCATGGAAAATGAAGCCGTCATCGAAGCCTATTTTGGCGCATAA
- the ftsH gene encoding ATP-dependent zinc metalloprotease FtsH, producing MNFSRNPRSYILYILLFGAFGLFVYSMLTSSEPTQVVALNTVAQAVMDGEVREIRVSNNTATIITRRGDRYRATLEPDADITKLLRDFGVTPEQLNRVDIIYEPPSQWGALLSVLGSFLPLLLFAGFLFFMLRQAQGSNNQAMSFGKSRARMFSGDKPTVTFDDVAGADEAKEELKEVVEFLREPEKFVSLGARIPKGVLMVGPPGTGKTLMARAVAGEAGVPFFSISGSEFVEMFVGVGASRVRDLFEQAKRNSPCIIFIDEIDAVGRHRGAGLGGSHDEREQTLNQILVEMDGFDTDTNVIVIAATNRPDILDPALLRPGRFDRRVVLDRPDLRGRRAILDVHVRGKPLAKDVDLDAIAQQTPGFTGADLENLVNEAAILAARRNRRTISMAEFQEAIERVLAGPERKSRIISEHEKRVIAYHEAGHAVVIYHLPNCDPVHKISIVARGMAGGYVLNPPAEDRMFMRKSKFLDEMAAALGGRIAEELVFGDVTTGASNDLEKVTHMARSMVTRYGMSDVLGPLTFGDTEEMVFLGREIAEQRNYSEEVAQMIDEEVRKLVTHAYERARQILIEHRDQLDRLAQRLMEVETMSRAEFEALMRGEEPPAPSAPASKPTASTQTDSDKKAGGDLSLSPLPA from the coding sequence ATGAACTTTTCACGCAATCCACGGTCGTACATTCTGTATATTTTGCTGTTCGGCGCATTCGGTCTGTTTGTGTACAGCATGTTGACATCTTCCGAACCAACCCAGGTTGTCGCGCTGAACACGGTTGCGCAAGCCGTCATGGACGGCGAAGTACGCGAAATCCGCGTCAGCAACAACACCGCCACCATCATCACACGCCGCGGTGACCGCTATCGCGCCACGCTCGAACCCGACGCCGACATCACAAAACTTCTGCGCGATTTTGGCGTGACGCCTGAACAGTTGAACCGCGTGGATATCATCTATGAGCCCCCCTCACAATGGGGCGCCTTGCTCAGTGTGCTGGGGTCTTTCCTGCCGCTTCTCCTGTTTGCCGGCTTCCTCTTCTTCATGCTGCGGCAAGCCCAAGGCTCGAACAATCAGGCGATGTCGTTTGGAAAAAGCCGCGCACGCATGTTCAGCGGCGACAAGCCCACAGTCACCTTTGACGACGTCGCCGGTGCGGACGAAGCCAAGGAAGAACTGAAAGAGGTCGTTGAGTTTCTGCGCGAACCCGAAAAATTCGTTTCGCTGGGCGCGCGTATTCCCAAAGGCGTGCTCATGGTCGGGCCGCCGGGAACCGGCAAAACGCTCATGGCGCGTGCCGTCGCCGGCGAAGCGGGTGTGCCTTTCTTCAGCATTTCGGGGAGTGAGTTTGTAGAAATGTTCGTAGGCGTCGGCGCGAGCCGCGTGCGCGACCTCTTCGAGCAGGCGAAGCGCAACAGTCCCTGCATCATTTTCATTGACGAGATTGACGCCGTCGGGCGGCATCGCGGCGCCGGCCTGGGCGGGAGCCATGATGAACGCGAGCAGACGCTCAACCAGATTCTGGTGGAAATGGACGGCTTCGATACCGATACCAACGTCATCGTGATTGCCGCCACCAACCGCCCCGACATTCTCGACCCGGCGTTGCTGCGCCCTGGGCGGTTCGACCGCCGCGTCGTGCTCGACCGCCCCGACCTGCGTGGTCGCCGCGCCATTCTGGACGTGCACGTGCGCGGCAAACCGCTTGCCAAAGACGTAGACCTGGACGCTATCGCCCAACAAACGCCAGGCTTCACCGGCGCCGACCTGGAAAACCTGGTGAACGAAGCCGCTATTCTGGCGGCACGCCGCAACCGCCGCACCATTAGCATGGCGGAATTCCAGGAAGCCATCGAACGGGTGTTGGCGGGGCCGGAACGCAAGAGCCGCATCATCAGCGAACACGAAAAGCGCGTCATCGCCTATCACGAAGCGGGGCATGCGGTTGTCATCTACCACCTGCCCAATTGCGACCCCGTGCACAAAATCAGCATTGTTGCACGCGGCATGGCCGGCGGCTATGTGCTCAACCCGCCGGCGGAAGACCGCATGTTTATGCGCAAATCCAAATTCCTGGATGAAATGGCGGCGGCGCTGGGTGGACGCATCGCCGAAGAACTCGTTTTTGGCGATGTCACCACCGGCGCCAGCAACGACCTGGAAAAAGTCACTCACATGGCGCGCTCAATGGTGACACGCTACGGCATGAGCGATGTACTGGGTCCGCTGACTTTTGGTGATACAGAGGAAATGGTGTTCCTGGGGCGTGAGATTGCCGAACAGCGCAATTACAGCGAAGAAGTGGCGCAGATGATCGACGAAGAAGTGCGTAAACTGGTCACGCACGCGTATGAGCGCGCTCGCCAAATTTTGATTGAACACCGCGACCAACTCGACCGCCTGGCGCAACGCCTTATGGAAGTTGAGACGATGAGCCGCGCGGAATTTGAAGCGCTGATGCGTGGCGAAGAACCACCCGCGCCATCAGCCCCCGCATCGAAACCGACAGCATCAACGCAAACCGACAGCGACAAAAAAGCGGGGGGGGATTTATCCCTGTCTCCTCTGCCGGCGTAA
- a CDS encoding NAD(P)-dependent oxidoreductase, which translates to MNQEPAGGHMSERVGFIGLGIMGRGMARNLLKAGFDLCVWNRTPEKMQPFAEAGARTATSPADLAAQSDIIITCVSDTPDVEAVILGENGVIHGARPGALVIDMSTISPKATQRIAAALAERGIHLLDAPISGGSEGAERGTLSIMVGGEAEQVARAMPVFQAMGKKITHVGGHGAGQMVKLVNQILVVINMLAVSEALVFAQAGGLDLEKTLEAVTEGAAGSWMLSNRGPQVIARDWRPGFTIDLQQKDLRLVLQTADELGVPVPTTAVIFNLYRTLQRAGLGHEGNHALVKAIERLSGIVVGAEAAQNNEA; encoded by the coding sequence ATGAATCAAGAACCAGCGGGAGGGCATATGAGCGAACGTGTGGGTTTCATTGGTCTCGGCATTATGGGGCGCGGTATGGCGCGCAACTTGCTCAAAGCGGGGTTTGACCTGTGCGTCTGGAATCGAACGCCGGAGAAGATGCAACCGTTTGCCGAAGCAGGGGCGCGCACGGCAACGTCGCCGGCGGATTTGGCGGCGCAGAGCGATATTATCATCACTTGTGTGAGTGATACGCCTGACGTAGAGGCTGTCATTCTGGGGGAGAATGGTGTCATTCATGGAGCGCGTCCGGGGGCGCTGGTGATTGACATGAGCACGATTAGCCCCAAGGCGACCCAACGCATTGCCGCGGCGCTTGCCGAACGCGGCATTCATTTGTTGGATGCCCCCATTAGCGGCGGGAGTGAAGGCGCAGAGCGCGGTACATTGAGCATCATGGTGGGGGGAGAGGCGGAACAGGTCGCGCGTGCCATGCCTGTTTTTCAAGCCATGGGCAAGAAGATTACCCATGTTGGCGGGCATGGTGCGGGGCAAATGGTCAAGTTGGTCAATCAGATTTTAGTTGTCATCAACATGTTGGCTGTGAGTGAGGCGTTGGTTTTTGCGCAAGCAGGCGGGCTTGACCTGGAAAAAACGCTGGAAGCAGTGACCGAAGGGGCAGCCGGCAGTTGGATGTTGAGCAATCGGGGTCCACAGGTCATTGCGCGTGATTGGCGACCGGGGTTCACGATTGATTTGCAGCAGAAGGATTTGCGGTTGGTGTTGCAAACAGCGGATGAATTGGGCGTCCCGGTGCCCACAACGGCGGTGATTTTCAACCTGTATCGCACGTTGCAGCGCGCCGGCTTGGGGCATGAGGGCAATCATGCGTTGGTCAAAGCGATTGAGCGCTTGAGTGGCATTGTCGTGGGGGCGGAAGCCGCGCAAAACAACGAGGCGTAG
- the tsaD gene encoding tRNA (adenosine(37)-N6)-threonylcarbamoyltransferase complex transferase subunit TsaD encodes MLVLGIETSCDETSVAIVRDGRDILSNVVASQIDLHRQYGGVFPEMAARQHILSITPVLREAMQKAGVTWDAIDAIAATYGPGLAGSLVVGLNFAKALAIARGLPFIGINHLEGHIYSAWLRLRPDQDAPLPEFPALILIVSGGHTELVLMEDHGVYRLLGQTQDDAAGEAFDKVARLLGLPYPGGPHIQRAAEQGNPRHFEFPRAWLPGTYDFSFSGLKTAVLREVEKYRKPAASSKKQASFMPVVTRELPVAHIAAGFQQAVIDVLVGKVLQAVEQYGVQVVVMAGGVAANRPLREQMQKALERHNVALHVAPIALCTDNAAMIAGAAYYRLVRGERSPLDLDVDPNAPLAL; translated from the coding sequence ATGTTGGTGCTTGGAATTGAAACGTCATGTGATGAAACATCCGTGGCTATCGTGCGCGATGGTCGCGATATCTTGTCAAACGTTGTTGCCTCGCAGATTGATTTGCATCGCCAGTATGGGGGCGTTTTTCCCGAAATGGCGGCGCGGCAACACATTCTCTCTATCACGCCAGTGTTGCGCGAAGCGATGCAAAAAGCCGGCGTCACCTGGGATGCGATTGACGCCATCGCCGCAACCTATGGTCCGGGTTTAGCCGGTTCGCTTGTAGTGGGCTTGAATTTTGCCAAGGCGCTGGCAATTGCGCGGGGGTTGCCCTTTATCGGCATCAACCATCTGGAAGGGCACATTTACAGCGCCTGGTTGCGTCTGCGCCCCGACCAGGACGCCCCTTTGCCGGAATTTCCCGCGCTGATTTTGATTGTCAGTGGCGGTCACACGGAATTGGTGCTCATGGAAGACCACGGCGTCTATCGTCTGCTGGGGCAAACCCAAGACGACGCCGCCGGCGAGGCGTTCGACAAGGTAGCGCGGTTGCTGGGGCTTCCGTATCCGGGTGGTCCGCACATTCAGCGTGCCGCAGAGCAAGGCAACCCCCGCCATTTTGAATTCCCCCGTGCGTGGTTGCCTGGCACCTATGATTTCAGTTTCAGCGGCTTGAAAACGGCCGTCTTGCGCGAGGTGGAAAAGTACCGCAAGCCTGCGGCTTCATCAAAAAAGCAAGCGTCCTTTATGCCGGTGGTCACGCGTGAGTTGCCTGTTGCACACATTGCGGCGGGCTTTCAGCAAGCGGTGATTGATGTCTTGGTGGGGAAAGTCCTGCAAGCCGTGGAGCAATACGGCGTGCAGGTTGTGGTGATGGCCGGCGGGGTGGCTGCCAATCGTCCCTTGCGCGAGCAGATGCAAAAGGCGCTGGAGCGCCACAACGTCGCGTTGCATGTGGCGCCCATAGCCCTTTGCACCGACAACGCCGCCATGATTGCCGGAGCGGCTTACTATCGGCTCGTCAGGGGTGAACGTTCGCCGCTTGACCTTGACGTAGACCCAAACGCCCCCCTTGCCCTTTGA
- a CDS encoding DUF4446 family protein produces MQAWYDFFEQFAPELMLFALVGLIVVLLWTFFLAWRLQRLYSLRRSRLRLHADGTLDIETMVQHILDTLDKQSAHMHHLEESLNALTQRVDRLAGHVGIVRFNPFQETGGNQSFAIAILDSAGNGVTITSLHSRDGTRVYAKPVEKGQSEYALSDEEREAIALAMQHRAAKPSSA; encoded by the coding sequence ATGCAAGCGTGGTACGACTTTTTCGAGCAATTTGCTCCCGAACTCATGCTCTTTGCACTCGTCGGGTTGATTGTGGTGCTGCTCTGGACATTCTTTCTCGCCTGGCGGCTTCAACGCCTGTACAGTTTGCGGCGCTCACGGCTACGCTTGCACGCCGACGGCACGCTTGACATTGAAACGATGGTGCAACACATCCTCGATACGCTCGACAAACAATCCGCCCACATGCACCATCTGGAAGAAAGCCTGAACGCCCTGACTCAGCGCGTGGATAGGCTCGCCGGTCATGTCGGCATTGTGCGCTTCAACCCGTTCCAGGAAACAGGCGGCAATCAGAGTTTCGCCATAGCCATACTGGACAGCGCAGGCAACGGCGTCACCATTACAAGCCTGCACAGCCGCGATGGAACGCGCGTGTATGCCAAACCGGTTGAAAAAGGCCAATCTGAATACGCGCTGAGCGACGAAGAACGCGAAGCGATTGCCCTGGCCATGCAACACCGCGCCGCCAAGCCTTCCAGCGCATGA